The Desmonostoc muscorum LEGE 12446 genome includes a region encoding these proteins:
- a CDS encoding DUF502 domain-containing protein: MVIDRLKQDLKNDLIAGLLVVIPLATTIWLTITIATWVINFLTQIPKQLNPFDGLHPILVNILNLVVGLAVPLLSILVIGLMARNIAGRWLLDFGERLLQAIPLAGQVYKTLKQLLETILKDSNGKFRRVVLVEYPRRGIWAIGFVTGAISGDIQAQMSRPMLSVFIPTTPNPTTGWYAAVPEDEVVNLSMSIEDAFKIVVSGGIVAPSTPLILPKESTLEMKHDEIKQQVLHVEET, from the coding sequence TTGGTAATCGATCGCCTAAAACAGGACTTAAAAAATGACCTGATTGCTGGTTTGTTGGTAGTTATTCCCCTAGCAACTACCATCTGGCTAACAATTACCATTGCTACTTGGGTAATCAACTTTCTCACCCAAATTCCCAAACAACTAAATCCCTTTGATGGGCTGCACCCAATATTAGTAAATATACTGAACCTTGTAGTGGGGCTGGCTGTACCATTACTGAGTATTCTTGTGATTGGGTTGATGGCCAGGAATATTGCTGGGCGCTGGTTGCTAGATTTTGGTGAGCGGTTATTACAGGCAATTCCTTTAGCTGGACAGGTATATAAAACACTCAAGCAGCTTTTAGAAACAATTCTAAAAGATTCCAATGGCAAGTTTCGGCGTGTAGTTTTAGTAGAGTATCCCCGCCGAGGAATTTGGGCGATCGGCTTTGTTACCGGTGCAATTAGCGGTGATATCCAAGCCCAGATGTCTCGCCCCATGCTAAGTGTTTTTATCCCCACCACCCCGAATCCTACTACTGGATGGTATGCAGCCGTTCCTGAGGATGAGGTGGTGAACTTATCCATGTCAATTGAAGACGCTTTTAAAATAGTTGTGTCAGGTGGAATTGTTGCCCCCAGTACACCCCTGATTCTCCCCAAAGAGTCCACATTGGAAATGAAACACGACGAAATCAAACAGCAAGTTCTTCATGTGGAAGAAACTTAA
- the nusB gene encoding transcription antitermination factor NusB, whose product MQPRKPQQIARELALLSLSQLPVNPKKLDKLEDEQLVSKLVLGAVRTLTTEVQDTLNNAAGELQRSNDRLLSSQTRAADLNTARTMLQEAIASTQTAINQLGTAVDFPELIQLANQDKGVRNYAKELVITVNENRQIIDELISNALVDWQVTRLAQIDRDILQIAVAEMKLLGVPDSIAINEAVELAKRYSGDEGHRFINGVLRRVSEQKKSA is encoded by the coding sequence ATGCAACCTCGTAAACCCCAACAAATTGCTCGTGAGTTGGCGCTTTTAAGCCTTAGCCAACTGCCAGTCAACCCGAAGAAATTAGATAAATTGGAAGACGAGCAACTAGTATCAAAGTTGGTACTAGGAGCAGTACGCACCTTGACCACGGAAGTGCAAGATACCCTCAATAATGCCGCAGGTGAACTGCAACGCAGTAACGATCGCCTTTTAAGTAGCCAAACTCGCGCCGCTGACCTCAATACAGCTAGAACAATGCTCCAAGAGGCGATCGCATCTACCCAGACAGCAATCAATCAGTTAGGTACGGCTGTTGATTTTCCAGAATTAATTCAGCTAGCTAATCAGGACAAGGGAGTTCGCAATTACGCTAAAGAGCTTGTAATTACAGTCAACGAAAATCGACAAATTATAGATGAACTCATATCTAATGCCCTCGTAGATTGGCAAGTAACTCGACTCGCCCAAATTGATCGAGATATCCTGCAAATCGCTGTGGCAGAAATGAAATTATTGGGAGTTCCAGACAGCATTGCCATCAACGAAGCAGTGGAGCTAGCCAAACGGTACAGTGGAGACGAAGGTCATCGGTTTATTAACGGTGTTTTGCGCCGAGTCAGCGAGCAGAAGAAAAGTGCATAG
- the ftsY gene encoding signal recognition particle-docking protein FtsY, with protein sequence MVFNWFRRQHNDSSDTSSLEKQEETPPVQEPQPETAETSSDTTADLLAFAKAAYKNIQQKQQSQVLETPADSADAIASTEPLDTTETATSEIETVQTEVTEESAVTTSETTQAEGIQTTTEESNTTDEESTEDSLVAPIGDQPDVQGSELTASEVETTSVELLTTPETTQPTVPSFLERAAAERQAKLEQLIATAIEIPEPEVVQPVSKTAEEIPELVFDDGFVWSAEVLAAQGRRAQDISIEEITWLKKLRQGLDKTRRSILNQLKAIVGKGPLNQAAVSEIEALLLQADVGVEATDLIIDALQKKLLQEVTPPEEAIAYLKKIIRDMLDAPSKTSHKSSFTPEKETLNIWLITGVNGAGKTTTIGKIAHLGQKSGYKCLIGAADTFRAAAVEQVKVWGNRSGVEVIANPGKNTDPAAVVFDAIAAAQARQTELLLVDTAGRLQNKKNLMDELSKIRRIIDKKAPNAKVESLLVLDATLGQNGLRQAEVFSQAAQLSGVVLTKLDGTAKGGVALAVVQQLGLPIRFIGAGEGIEDLRPFSSYEFVEALLSG encoded by the coding sequence ATGGTTTTTAATTGGTTCCGTCGTCAACATAATGATTCCTCTGACACCTCCTCTCTTGAGAAGCAGGAAGAAACTCCTCCTGTACAAGAACCCCAACCAGAGACAGCCGAAACTTCGTCAGATACAACAGCAGACTTATTGGCGTTTGCTAAAGCTGCTTACAAAAATATTCAACAAAAACAACAATCTCAGGTACTAGAAACCCCGGCTGATTCAGCAGATGCCATTGCCTCAACAGAACCACTTGATACCACTGAAACGGCAACTTCTGAAATAGAAACTGTACAAACAGAAGTAACTGAGGAATCTGCTGTCACAACTTCAGAAACAACCCAGGCAGAAGGTATCCAAACAACTACAGAAGAATCTAATACCACAGATGAAGAAAGTACAGAAGATTCTTTAGTAGCCCCAATTGGCGATCAGCCAGATGTTCAAGGCTCAGAATTGACCGCAAGTGAAGTTGAGACAACATCCGTCGAACTGCTAACTACGCCAGAGACAACACAGCCAACAGTACCGTCCTTCTTAGAACGGGCGGCGGCGGAACGGCAAGCAAAGCTGGAACAACTCATAGCCACCGCCATTGAAATTCCAGAACCAGAGGTAGTACAGCCAGTATCAAAAACAGCAGAGGAAATCCCCGAACTAGTATTTGATGATGGATTTGTCTGGTCAGCGGAAGTTTTAGCAGCCCAAGGTAGACGCGCCCAAGACATTTCTATTGAAGAAATTACCTGGTTGAAAAAGCTGCGGCAAGGCTTAGACAAAACTCGTCGTAGCATTCTCAACCAACTAAAAGCGATCGTTGGTAAAGGGCCGCTTAACCAAGCAGCTGTATCAGAAATTGAGGCGTTGCTGCTGCAAGCGGATGTGGGTGTAGAGGCCACAGACTTGATTATTGATGCCCTACAGAAAAAATTACTCCAAGAAGTCACCCCACCAGAAGAAGCGATCGCTTACCTGAAAAAAATCATTCGGGATATGCTGGATGCACCAAGCAAAACATCCCACAAATCTAGCTTTACTCCAGAAAAGGAAACTTTAAATATTTGGTTAATCACTGGGGTAAATGGTGCTGGGAAAACTACCACCATTGGCAAAATTGCTCATTTGGGGCAAAAATCTGGCTATAAATGCTTGATTGGCGCAGCAGATACCTTCCGCGCCGCCGCTGTGGAACAAGTCAAGGTTTGGGGTAATAGAAGTGGTGTGGAAGTCATTGCTAACCCTGGAAAAAATACAGATCCAGCAGCAGTTGTATTTGATGCGATCGCTGCCGCCCAAGCGCGTCAAACAGAATTACTTCTTGTAGATACTGCTGGACGACTGCAAAACAAGAAAAATTTAATGGACGAACTCAGTAAAATTCGGCGAATTATCGACAAAAAAGCCCCAAATGCGAAAGTGGAATCACTGTTGGTTCTAGATGCCACTTTAGGTCAAAATGGACTGCGGCAAGCCGAAGTTTTCTCCCAAGCTGCCCAACTTAGTGGCGTTGTCTTAACCAAGCTAGATGGCACTGCCAAAGGCGGCGTTGCCCTTGCTGTTGTCCAGCAACTGGGTTTACCTATTCGCTTTATTGGTGCTGGCGAAGGAATTGAAGACCTGCGCCCCTTTTCTAGCTACGAGTTTGTCGAAGCCCTCTTGAGTGGCTAG
- a CDS encoding PP2C family protein-serine/threonine phosphatase has translation MPVSQLPSQPTDNNSSAATDVTPVVALKELVARLHREQNKIQDLLSSLGFALRSFNNLNQFLELIPLMATRVTDADGSALFLYKPNGQVRLEQLHWQDSNQRKNIRKALEIASSQITLMPNSAPLANATGILDDQMHRYLGPDVQIFGTAILVKHTERGWLYVLSRDPEYSWTETRQKLVRLVADQTAVAIENDELAVELRKKERLDQELEIGAEIQRRLLPRQCPTIPGAVLAARCKPANRVGGDYYDFIVTNNNQIQLNTKGGAASSRWGLVIGDVMGKGVPAGLIMTMMRGMLRGEVLHGNSPAGILQNLNRVMYADLENSHRFVTLFYSEYNPQSRILSYSNAAHNPPLWWHAATKTVSRLDTLGMLIGLDANSQYEDAQAQLEPGDTIIYYTDGLTDAAAASGDRFDEENFITDFNTACKYCNGPQEIVDYLFDQVQKFIGADKQNTDDMTLVVLQII, from the coding sequence GTGCCTGTGTCTCAACTGCCCTCTCAACCCACTGACAACAATAGTAGTGCTGCGACTGATGTCACACCAGTCGTGGCACTGAAAGAACTCGTGGCAAGGTTGCACCGGGAACAGAATAAAATTCAAGATTTACTAAGTTCTTTAGGATTTGCACTGAGAAGCTTCAATAATTTGAATCAGTTTTTGGAGCTGATCCCGCTGATGGCAACAAGGGTAACAGATGCCGATGGTAGTGCCCTGTTTCTCTACAAACCGAATGGTCAAGTCAGGTTAGAGCAACTACATTGGCAAGATAGTAACCAGCGTAAGAATATCCGCAAAGCGCTAGAAATAGCCAGCAGTCAAATCACGCTGATGCCCAATAGTGCCCCTTTAGCAAATGCTACGGGGATTTTGGATGACCAAATGCATCGGTATTTGGGGCCAGATGTGCAAATCTTTGGTACGGCGATTTTGGTAAAGCATACAGAACGGGGTTGGCTGTATGTTTTGAGCCGCGATCCAGAATATAGTTGGACAGAAACTAGACAAAAGTTAGTTAGGTTAGTGGCAGACCAAACAGCAGTAGCGATCGAAAACGATGAACTAGCTGTAGAACTGAGAAAAAAAGAGCGTTTAGACCAAGAACTAGAAATTGGCGCAGAAATTCAACGGCGACTTCTGCCACGCCAATGTCCTACAATTCCTGGTGCAGTCTTGGCGGCACGCTGTAAACCTGCCAATCGGGTGGGTGGAGACTATTACGACTTTATTGTGACCAATAACAATCAAATTCAGCTAAACACTAAAGGTGGTGCAGCAAGTAGTCGCTGGGGTTTGGTGATTGGGGATGTTATGGGCAAAGGTGTTCCCGCTGGGCTGATTATGACGATGATGCGGGGAATGTTACGAGGAGAAGTGTTACACGGTAATTCTCCAGCCGGAATTCTGCAAAACTTAAATCGAGTTATGTATGCGGATTTAGAAAATTCCCATCGTTTTGTCACACTATTTTACTCAGAATATAATCCCCAGAGTCGAATTTTGTCCTATAGCAATGCGGCACACAATCCTCCTTTATGGTGGCACGCAGCTACGAAGACTGTCAGCCGCTTAGATACCTTAGGAATGCTAATTGGTTTGGATGCTAACAGTCAATATGAAGATGCCCAGGCACAGTTAGAACCTGGGGATACAATTATTTACTATACAGATGGTTTGACCGATGCTGCTGCTGCCAGTGGCGATCGCTTTGACGAAGAAAACTTTATCACTGATTTCAATACGGCTTGTAAGTATTGCAATGGGCCACAGGAAATTGTGGATTATTTATTTGACCAAGTTCAGAAATTCATCGGTGCTGATAAGCAAAATACCGATGATATGACACTAGTTGTTTTGCAAATTATTTAG
- a CDS encoding DUF2278 family protein, producing MPLKNYGVLKGRAIDRKLGEGSSPHYEVLLTDNKQKHRIAINVKSKESPSELLYFVDENFSHPITKELEELDFGFNELVSKPGGLALDYIRANLFDPTQMKALPYNVPGPDNDLNELLELYIGRAIASPEAVLYPFGEKFGPEPNVKDKYFGFLPGNGIHDIHMNQGNAGSFQKDNGVWQDGGLLIHYPARNQWVGIFLAFQSQSFHTDDTTGNRIDVVIPPTTAAVRIIAALVNPLGDDIGKETVSLINTSPNKVELSNWALADRLKRKQRLSGIINPGEVLRVPLGKDGIQLDNNSGMITLLDDKGLKIDGVSYTKKDTQNQGYTILF from the coding sequence ATGCCATTAAAAAATTATGGTGTTCTAAAAGGTCGGGCTATAGATAGAAAGCTTGGTGAAGGATCTAGTCCCCATTACGAAGTGCTTCTGACAGACAACAAGCAAAAGCATCGCATCGCCATTAATGTGAAATCAAAGGAAAGTCCCTCAGAACTGCTGTATTTTGTGGATGAAAATTTCTCTCACCCCATCACAAAGGAATTGGAGGAATTGGATTTTGGCTTTAATGAGTTGGTAAGCAAACCTGGAGGACTGGCTTTAGACTATATCCGGGCGAATTTATTCGATCCAACTCAGATGAAAGCGTTACCCTACAATGTGCCAGGTCCAGATAACGACCTCAACGAGTTACTAGAATTATATATTGGTCGGGCGATCGCTTCACCAGAAGCAGTTCTCTACCCCTTTGGTGAAAAGTTTGGGCCGGAACCGAATGTTAAAGACAAGTATTTTGGTTTTCTCCCTGGTAACGGTATCCATGACATCCACATGAACCAGGGTAACGCCGGTTCATTTCAAAAAGATAATGGTGTTTGGCAAGATGGCGGACTGCTGATTCACTACCCAGCCCGGAATCAGTGGGTGGGCATCTTTTTAGCGTTCCAGTCCCAGTCTTTCCATACTGACGATACCACTGGCAACAGAATAGATGTAGTAATACCACCGACAACAGCAGCGGTTAGGATTATTGCTGCTTTAGTGAATCCCCTGGGAGACGACATAGGTAAGGAGACAGTATCTTTAATTAATACCTCGCCTAATAAAGTTGAGTTGAGTAATTGGGCACTTGCGGATCGGCTTAAGCGCAAGCAACGCCTTAGTGGCATCATTAATCCTGGTGAAGTACTGAGAGTGCCTTTGGGTAAAGACGGCATCCAACTCGACAATAATAGCGGCATGATTACCCTTCTTGATGACAAAGGACTCAAGATTGATGGTGTTTCCTATACCAAGAAAGATACTCAAAACCAAGGTTACACGATTTTGTTTTAA
- the plsY gene encoding glycerol-3-phosphate 1-O-acyltransferase PlsY, producing MAIWLTLCGAIVLVAYLLGSFPTGYIAVKQLKGIDIREVGSGSTGATNVLRTLGKGPGAFVLVLDSLKGVLAIALVYWLFNFAASQNYIPPTVDAKLWQPWVLTLVGLAAILGHSKSIFLGFSGGKSVAISLGILLAMNWQVGLATAGIFAVVVAISRIVSLSSIVGAIAVSIFMLLLHQPLPYILFGIAGGFYVIFRHRSNIERLIAGTEPKIGQNLASEPEQTA from the coding sequence ATGGCTATCTGGTTAACTCTGTGCGGGGCAATTGTACTTGTAGCTTACCTACTGGGTTCCTTTCCCACCGGGTACATTGCTGTTAAGCAGTTAAAAGGTATTGATATTCGAGAAGTTGGTTCCGGTTCCACTGGGGCAACGAATGTGCTGAGAACCTTGGGGAAAGGGCCAGGAGCATTCGTTTTAGTACTTGATTCCTTGAAGGGAGTATTAGCGATCGCTCTGGTTTATTGGTTGTTCAATTTTGCCGCTAGTCAAAATTATATCCCTCCAACGGTAGATGCAAAACTGTGGCAACCGTGGGTATTAACTTTAGTTGGTTTAGCTGCCATCCTTGGACATAGTAAATCAATTTTTTTGGGCTTCAGTGGCGGTAAATCGGTTGCTATTAGTTTGGGGATTTTGTTGGCAATGAATTGGCAGGTAGGTTTAGCAACAGCAGGTATATTTGCCGTTGTCGTAGCGATATCGCGGATTGTTTCTTTGAGTTCAATTGTAGGTGCGATCGCTGTTTCTATTTTCATGCTGCTTTTGCATCAACCTTTACCCTATATTCTGTTTGGGATTGCTGGTGGGTTCTATGTGATTTTCCGCCACCGCAGTAATATCGAACGACTAATTGCTGGTACCGAGCCAAAAATTGGACAAAATTTAGCCAGTGAACCAGAACAAACTGCATAA
- a CDS encoding DUF3086 domain-containing protein gives MNPEASQTPEPIDEWLTEEEQTNGVEHPTNPSVDSAVETAAVSSSQDQATFEPTISNTQEVNSTAEPTQNSNGEFVEQLEPETAALGSDTSESENSLLYATTQQRVAELQSTEAALKEEIASLQASYKILQTQLSETQTSLGRLVQESLVQLEQRKQALQISIEQLERRQERIRNEMRTTFAGASQDLAIRVQGFKDYLTGSLQDLAAAAEQLQLTPTVVEREKPVVKEVKPAESQPGTPQFAQQQFQDTTKQIRRLIDQYRNKPDYYGPPWQLRRTFEPVHAERVSNWFFSQGGRGGLRTMGSRLQNILIASAAISILHKLYGDRVRTLVLANTPERLGEWRRGLQDCLGIGRPDFGPDRGVVLFEASEALAQKADRLVKANQLPLIIIDDSEDQISLSLLQFPLWLAFAPDPKTVRNYDDDF, from the coding sequence ATGAATCCAGAGGCATCTCAAACCCCAGAACCAATTGATGAGTGGTTGACAGAAGAAGAACAAACCAATGGAGTTGAACATCCAACAAACCCATCTGTTGATTCAGCGGTGGAAACAGCAGCCGTTAGCTCATCACAAGACCAAGCAACTTTTGAGCCAACTATCTCTAATACACAAGAGGTAAATTCTACAGCAGAGCCAACACAAAATTCCAATGGCGAGTTTGTGGAGCAGTTGGAACCGGAAACTGCCGCACTGGGGTCAGACACATCAGAATCAGAAAATAGTTTACTATACGCCACAACACAGCAGCGAGTGGCAGAGTTGCAAAGCACCGAAGCAGCTCTTAAGGAAGAAATAGCCAGCCTGCAAGCTTCATACAAAATTCTTCAGACACAGTTGAGTGAAACTCAAACTTCTCTGGGACGACTCGTACAAGAATCGCTAGTGCAGTTAGAACAACGCAAACAAGCTCTACAAATTTCTATAGAACAGCTAGAACGCCGTCAGGAACGTATCCGCAATGAGATGCGAACCACTTTTGCGGGAGCATCCCAAGACTTAGCCATTCGAGTGCAGGGTTTTAAAGACTATCTCACAGGTAGCTTACAGGATTTGGCCGCTGCTGCTGAGCAGCTGCAACTGACGCCAACTGTGGTAGAAAGAGAAAAACCAGTTGTCAAAGAGGTTAAACCAGCTGAATCTCAGCCGGGAACACCACAATTTGCCCAACAACAGTTTCAAGATACTACAAAGCAAATTCGCCGCCTAATTGACCAATACCGAAATAAGCCAGATTACTATGGTCCCCCTTGGCAATTGCGCCGCACCTTTGAGCCAGTCCACGCGGAACGAGTTTCCAACTGGTTTTTCAGCCAAGGAGGACGGGGTGGCTTGCGGACAATGGGTAGTCGCTTGCAAAATATCCTGATTGCCTCAGCTGCAATTTCGATATTACACAAGCTCTATGGCGATCGCGTCCGTACTTTAGTTTTAGCTAACACACCAGAGCGATTAGGTGAATGGCGGCGCGGCTTGCAAGACTGTCTGGGAATCGGTCGCCCAGATTTTGGTCCAGACCGAGGCGTGGTATTATTTGAGGCGTCGGAAGCTCTGGCTCAGAAAGCAGACCGATTGGTAAAAGCCAATCAATTGCCTTTGATTATTATTGACGATTCAGAAGATCAAATCAGTTTGTCGTTGCTGCAATTTCCTTTATGGTTGGCCTTTGCCCCCGACCCCAAAACAGTGAGAAACTATGATGATGACTTTTAA
- a CDS encoding DUF3119 family protein, which translates to MCTNKAGFKTVTSSFAPNSTATVELKPSYNIPVVLVITAIPLIFLQPWIGFVLMLFGLFLMFQTLTLRLQFTATDLDLYRGEKLIRRFPYQEWQNWRIFWNKVPILFYFKEVKSIHFLPILFDPNTLKTCLEQRCPRI; encoded by the coding sequence ATATGTACTAACAAAGCAGGATTTAAGACTGTGACCAGTTCATTTGCTCCTAACTCAACTGCAACTGTGGAACTCAAGCCTAGTTACAATATACCTGTGGTGTTGGTGATTACTGCTATTCCACTAATATTCTTACAACCGTGGATAGGCTTTGTTTTGATGCTGTTTGGCTTATTCCTCATGTTTCAGACATTAACGCTGCGCTTGCAATTTACCGCCACCGACTTAGATCTTTACAGGGGCGAAAAATTGATTCGACGTTTTCCGTACCAGGAATGGCAAAATTGGCGTATCTTCTGGAATAAAGTCCCCATCCTGTTTTACTTTAAAGAAGTTAAAAGCATTCACTTTTTGCCGATTTTATTTGACCCCAACACCTTGAAAACTTGCTTAGAACAACGTTGTCCACGTATTTAG
- a CDS encoding MlaE family lipid ABC transporter permease subunit, with the protein MNQTTSKSSLGEWSQRLLAAIFLGGQVLVHLLRGKIHRRNTLEQMAAVGPDSLFIALLTAIFVGAVFTIQVAREFINFGAGNIIGGVLSLALTRELSPVLTAVILAGRVGSAFAAEIGTMRVTEQIDAMLMLRTDPIDYLVIPRVIACFLMLPILTLLSLVTGMLGGLIIATNIYNLSDTVFLDSARDFLGLWDIFSAMIKACCFGILIAVIGCSWGLTTTGGAKGVGQSTTTAVVTALLIIFVSNFFLSWLMFQGTGSGFLQGL; encoded by the coding sequence TTGAACCAGACTACATCCAAATCCAGTTTAGGAGAATGGAGTCAGCGGTTGCTGGCGGCGATTTTTTTGGGTGGGCAAGTACTAGTTCACCTATTGAGGGGCAAAATCCATCGGCGCAACACTTTAGAGCAAATGGCAGCAGTTGGGCCGGATTCCCTATTTATTGCTTTATTAACGGCTATTTTCGTCGGCGCGGTGTTTACCATTCAGGTAGCGCGAGAGTTTATTAACTTTGGTGCAGGAAACATTATCGGCGGAGTGCTTTCCCTAGCTTTGACACGAGAACTCTCTCCCGTCTTAACAGCAGTGATTTTGGCGGGGCGAGTCGGTTCTGCTTTTGCAGCAGAAATAGGTACCATGCGGGTGACAGAACAAATCGATGCTATGTTGATGCTAAGAACAGATCCAATCGATTACCTAGTCATCCCCCGCGTTATTGCTTGTTTCTTAATGCTGCCAATTTTAACCCTGCTGTCATTGGTCACAGGGATGTTGGGGGGATTGATAATTGCGACAAATATTTACAACCTATCTGATACAGTCTTTCTAGACTCAGCCCGTGACTTTCTTGGTCTTTGGGATATTTTTAGCGCCATGATCAAAGCGTGCTGCTTTGGTATTCTCATCGCTGTAATTGGTTGCAGTTGGGGCTTGACAACAACAGGAGGAGCTAAAGGTGTAGGACAGTCAACCACAACTGCTGTTGTGACTGCCTTGCTGATTATCTTTGTGAGCAACTTTTTTCTTTCTTGGTTAATGTTTCAGGGGACTGGCAGTGGATTCCTGCAAGGACTCTAA
- the sppA gene encoding signal peptide peptidase SppA, which produces MVWPFKPKFKKQIARIEITGAIAGATRKRVLEALKTVEEKKFPALLLRIDSPGGTVGDSQEIYSALKRLREKIKIVASFGNISASGGVYIGMGAEHIIANPGTITGSIGVILRGNNLERLLEKIGVSFKVIKSGPYKDILAFDRELTQPEANILQELIDTSYQQFVQTVADGRSLAVETVRSFADGRIFTGQQALELGIVDRLGTEEDARRWTAELVGLDPEKTLCYTLEERKPLLSRVLPGSRQGSSGIRSGIDWLEFEMSTSGLPLWLYRP; this is translated from the coding sequence ATGGTTTGGCCGTTTAAGCCCAAGTTTAAGAAACAAATTGCGCGGATTGAAATTACTGGCGCGATCGCCGGTGCTACTCGCAAACGCGTCTTAGAAGCCCTGAAAACTGTAGAAGAAAAAAAGTTTCCGGCTTTATTACTGCGTATCGATAGCCCTGGGGGTACAGTCGGAGATTCTCAAGAAATCTACAGTGCCCTAAAGCGTTTGCGCGAAAAAATTAAAATCGTTGCCAGCTTTGGCAATATTTCAGCTTCTGGAGGTGTCTACATCGGTATGGGAGCCGAACACATCATAGCTAACCCAGGTACGATTACAGGTAGTATTGGTGTGATTCTGCGTGGGAACAACTTGGAACGCTTGTTAGAAAAAATTGGCGTTTCTTTCAAGGTAATTAAGTCTGGCCCTTACAAAGACATTTTGGCTTTTGACCGAGAACTGACTCAACCAGAAGCAAACATTCTCCAAGAGTTGATTGACACAAGTTATCAGCAGTTTGTCCAAACGGTAGCAGATGGCCGTTCTTTGGCGGTAGAAACCGTCAGAAGTTTCGCTGATGGGCGAATTTTTACTGGACAGCAAGCCCTAGAATTAGGTATTGTAGACCGCTTGGGTACAGAAGAAGATGCCCGCCGTTGGACAGCAGAACTAGTCGGTCTCGATCCAGAAAAAACTCTGTGTTATACCCTAGAAGAACGTAAACCCTTATTGAGTCGCGTTCTACCAGGGAGTCGCCAGGGTTCATCTGGAATTCGATCTGGAATTGATTGGCTCGAATTTGAAATGTCTACTAGTGGCTTACCTTTGTGGTTGTATCGACCCTAG
- the aroH gene encoding chorismate mutase: protein MEWQMRAIRGATTVAENTVEAMQQVVTELLDELENRNQFQPRDIISVTFSVTRDLDAIFPAAIARARPGWDNVAMLDVQQMYVEGSLQRCIRFLIHAYLPASASIHHIYLRNAASLRPDWSLPQPLQASQPAVKSKV, encoded by the coding sequence GTGGAGTGGCAAATGCGGGCTATTCGCGGGGCAACAACAGTTGCCGAAAATACTGTTGAGGCAATGCAACAAGTCGTCACAGAATTACTGGATGAACTAGAAAACCGGAATCAATTCCAGCCCAGGGATATTATTAGTGTGACTTTTTCAGTGACACGCGATTTAGATGCTATTTTTCCAGCTGCGATCGCCAGAGCGCGTCCTGGCTGGGATAATGTGGCAATGTTAGATGTACAGCAAATGTACGTTGAAGGCAGTTTGCAGCGCTGTATCCGCTTCTTAATCCATGCCTATCTGCCAGCCTCCGCCTCAATTCATCATATTTATTTACGCAACGCCGCCAGCTTGCGTCCTGACTGGAGTTTGCCACAGCCCTTACAAGCATCACAGCCAGCAGTTAAGTCAAAAGTGTAA